In one Apium graveolens cultivar Ventura unplaced genomic scaffold, ASM990537v1 ctg6095, whole genome shotgun sequence genomic region, the following are encoded:
- the LOC141703030 gene encoding uncharacterized protein LOC141703030, whose product MRVIDGFRDILKVQKFRRFVSYTGFYCFATLVTYAYTNNTTRAGYSRADQYYASYPAGTELLTDAAKLYKAALGNCFEIEEWGPIEWCVMADHFNRQGKAPFEYHAKHMAHLVSHGQLDDSG is encoded by the exons ATGAGGGTGATTGATGGGTTTAGGGATATCTTGAAGGTGCAGAAGTTTCGGAGATTTGTATCCTATACCGGGTTTTATTGCTTTGCAACGCTTGTTACCTATGCATATACAAATAATAC GACTAGAGCTGGGTACTCTAGAGCTGATCAGTACTACGCATCTTACCCAGCTGGAACGGAGCTTTTGACTGATGCTGCTAAG TTATATAAAGCTGCTCTTGGCAACTGCTTTGAAATCGAAGAGTGGGGACCGATTGAGTGGTGCGTAATGGCTGATCATTTTAACCGTCAAGGAAAAGCCCCTTTTGAATATCATGCT AAACACATGGCTCACCTTGTTTCTCATGGACAACTTGATGATAGTGGCTAA